Proteins encoded within one genomic window of Oryza brachyantha chromosome 7, ObraRS2, whole genome shotgun sequence:
- the LOC102715497 gene encoding sterol 3-beta-glucosyltransferase UGT80A2-like gives MRGTGGGGGAASSVSNNSSLQNEGTSPRGMDYAECSETSSDKSSSESIKPEEIAMSSSMFDKKISIKKKLKLLSRMAILKDDGTVEVDIPTNTEAASLDLSSNDYRNETFSGEPVESSDFQHRPPMQIVMLIVGTRGDVQPFIAIGKRLQIYGHRVRLATHANFKDFVVTAGLEFYPLGGDPKLLAGYMVKNKGFLPGTPSEIPIQRKEIKEIIFSLLPACKDPNIDTGAPFNADAIIANPAAYGHVHVAEALKVPIHIIFTMPWTPTCEFPHPFSRVKQPAGYRLSYQIVESFVWLGIRDIINDLRKRKLKLRPVTYLSSTHAYSNDIPHAYIWSPYLVPKPKDWGPKIDVVGFCFLDLASNYKPPEPLLKWLESGEKPIYIGFGSLPIPEPDKLTRIIVEALEITGQRGIINKGWGGLGNLEEQKEFVYVIDNIPHDWLFLQCKAVVHHGGAGTTAASLKAACPTTIVPFFGDQFFWGNMVHARGLGAPPVPVEQLQLHLLVEAIKFMMDPKVKERAIELAKAIESEDGVDGAVKAFLKHLPQPRSQERPQPAPPSTFMLPFLLPVKRCFGIAS, from the exons tttCAAACAATAGTAGCCTACAAAATGAGGGTACTAGCCCTAGAGGAATGGATTATGCTGAATGTTCTGAGACATCTTCAGACAAGTCGAGTTCAGAAAGCATAAAACCAGAAGAAATTGCGATGTCATCTTCAATGTTTGATAAGAagatttctataaaaaagaag CTCAAATTGTTAAGTCGAATGGCTATACTAAAAGATGATGGAACTGTAGAAGTTGATATCCCCACTAATACGGAGGCTGCATCTCTTGATCTTTCTTCAAATGATTACCGTAATGAAACCTTTAGTGGGGAACCAGTGGAATCCTCAGATTTCCAGCACAGACCTCCTATGCAAATTGTTATGCTCATTGTTGGTACAAGAGGAGATGTGCAGCCATTTATAGCTATAGGAAAGCGATTGCAG ATCTATGGCCATCGTGTTAGACTAGCAACTCATGCAAACTTCAAGGATTTTGTGGTGACTGCTGGGCTGGAGTTTTATCCACTAGGTGGAGACCCAAAACTTCTTGCAGGAT ATATGGTGAAGAATAAAGGGTTCTTGCCTGGAACTCCATCAGAAATCCCTATCCAGAGGAAGGAGATTAAAGAGATTATATTCTCCTTGCTTCCTGCTTGCAAAGATCCCAACATTGATACCGGTGCTCCTTTCAATGCAGATGCTATAATAGCTAATCCAGCAGCGTACG GGCATGTGCATGTGGCTGAGGCTCTGAAGGTACCAATCCACATTATTTTCACAATGCCATGGAC GCCTACTTGTGAATTCCCTCATCCATTCTCTCGTGTAAAGCAACCTGCAGGATATAGA CTATCATATCAGATTGTTGAATCCTTTGTTTGGCTTGGCATTCGGGATATTATAAATGATCTTCGGAAAAGGAAGTTGAAGTTAAGACCAGTTACATACCTAAGTAGCACACATGCTTATTCAAATGATATTCCTCATGCATATATCTGGAGTCCTTACCTTGTACCCAAACCAAAAG ACTGGGGACCCAAAATTGATGTGGTTGGGTTTTGCTTCCTTGATCTTGCTTCAAATTATAAGCCTCCTGAACCCCTTCTGAAATGGCTTGAGAGTGGTGAAAAACCTATTTACATAGGTTTCGGAAGCCTA CCAATTCCGGAACCAGATAAGTTGACAAGAATCATAGTGGAAGCACTAGAAATTACTGGACAGAGAGGTATCATTAACAAGGGTTGGGGTGGCCTTGGAAATT TGGAAGAACAAAAGGAATTTGTATACGTAATAGATAACATTCCACATGACTGGCTTTTTTTGCAGTGCAAGGCTGTG GTACATCATGGAGGTGCAGGGACAACAGCTGCCAGTCTTAAGGCTGCG TGCCCCACTACGATTGTACCATTCTTTGGAGATCAATTCTTTTGGGGCAACATGGTGCATGCTAGAGGATTGGGAGCCCCACCTGTCCCTGTGGAGCAGTTACAACTGCATCTACTGGTTGAAGCAATTAAATTTATGATGGATCCAAAG GTGAAAGAGAGAGCTATTGAGCTAGCAAAAGCAATTGAATCGGAAGATGGTGTTGACGGGGCAGTGAAAGCATTTCTAAAACATCTTCCACAGCCCAGGAGCCAGGAGAGACCACAGCCTGCACCACCATCAACCTTCATGCTGCCCTTTCTCCTCCCCGTAAAGAGATGTTTTGGCATCGCTTCCTAG